The Camelina sativa cultivar DH55 chromosome 14, Cs, whole genome shotgun sequence genome includes a window with the following:
- the LOC104740275 gene encoding uncharacterized protein LOC104740275, protein MERQVHGGGREDPWLARDKLYHVIFCFSISVVFSTLASLSRYSFLRRHSIWIGSAFSLSAGAAKEAGDQFGIFPSAGASARDAVADAIGVVIAAMVLFFWKSRRSRSESSQTRPILPI, encoded by the coding sequence ATGGAGAGGCAAGTTCATGGGGGCGGACGAGAAGATCCTTGGCTAGCTCGAGACAAACTCTACCATGTAATATTCTGTTTCTCAATCTCTGTCGTCTTCTCTACGCTCGCCTCTCTCTCCCGTTACTCGTTTCTACGCCGTCACTCCATCTGGATCGGATCTGCGTTCTCACTCTCCGCCGGTGCGGCTAAAGAAGCTGGTGATCAGTTTGGTATCTTCCCTTCAGCAGGCGCCTCGGCAAGAGACGCAGTCGCGGACGCAATTGGAGTTGTGATTGCTGCTATGGTTCTCTTCTTTTGGAAATCTCGTAGATCACGTTCTGAATCCAGTCAAACCCGACCCATCCTTCCGATTTga
- the LOC104740274 gene encoding probable disease resistance protein At1g15890, translating to MGNCVSLEMSSDGNGRHIDEANLEALHKAMQELNERRDDLLRRVTIEEDKGFQRLGQVQGWFSKVEGVESQVNDLLESRSKQTKRLCLCGYCSLHFISGCSYGRKVLKKLNEVEGLLTNGVFEVLTERSFKPKGEKKHIQSPIGLTERLEMVYCQLQLYSRRTFGLYGIGGIGKTTLLASINNFFLETVNDFEVVIWVVVSNDLQYLSIQDQILRRLSLDKDWEQDTEEERAYKIHSILKGRKFMLLLDDLGSKVELTKVGVPPITYQNGSVILFTTRSKEVCIDMEAAVGIEVKRLSIAESWELFQKQLGDNTLNSHPDIPALARVVAGKCNGLPLALNVIGKTMAQKKTVQEWSHAITALNLPSEEFLLSNEGGVLPLLMVSYDSLESAKVKSCFLYCSLFPEDCEIEKNELIEYWLCEGFIDGDRDKDGANKEGLDIINLLVSSHLLMNGGVTTKVKMHGVVREMALWIATNFGKENEILCVKSGVWLQQIPEDIISSKVVRRMSFMNNQIAEISCSLECPDLSTLLLQNNKLVDISGEFFRFMPAVVVLDLSENKRLIGLPEEISNLGSLQYLNLSHTGIKSLPVGLKALRKLIYLNVDYTYKLRSIVGIVMSLQNLQVLKFYNSGICIDAILLEELQLLEHLKLLKATVDDAVSLERIQAVDRLASSIQSLCLRKMSAAVVVLNTVALRGLQRLVIRNCKILEIKIDWESKEKREVLPSTSSPSFKNLSSILISDLEGPRDLTWLAFAQNLVYLHVMRSSSIEEIINKEKGISIRSAHRHFVAPFRKLEYLTVTDMDELKIICGYPRAPRKLTEFTVRNCPKLPRDNGESSGWIGEE from the exons ATGGGGAACTGTGTATCACTAGAAATGTCCAGCGATGGGAATGGCAGGCACATAGATGAGGCAAACCTCGAGGCTCTTCACAAGGCTATGCAAGAACTCAATGAGAGACGAGATGATCTGCTAAGAAGAGTTAcaatagaagaagataaaggttTTCAACGGCTTGGTCAAGTCCAAGGATGGTTTTCAAAAGTAGAAGGTGTTGAGTCTCAAGTCAATGATCTGCTTGAGTCCAGgtcaaaacaaactaaaagatTGTGTCTTTGCGGATATTGTTCTCTGCATTTCATTTCAGGTTGCAGTTATGGTAGAAAGGTTTTGAAGAAGTTGAACGAAGTTGAAGGACTTCTAACTAATGGAGTTTTTGAAGTGTTGACGGAGAGAAGCTTTAAACCTAAGGGAGAGAAGAAGCATATCCAATCACCCATTGGTTTGACTGAGAGGCTCGAAATGGTATACTGCCAACTCCAGTTATATTCACGAAGAACTTTTGGTCTTTATGGTATTGGTGGAATAGGCAAGACCACTCTCTTAGCTAGTATTAACAATTTCTTTCTTGAGACGGTTAATGACTTTGAGGTTGTTATTTGGGTTGTCGTATCTAATGATTTGCAATATCTAAGCATTCAGGATCAGATTTTGCGAAGACTAAGTCTTGACAAGGATTGGGAACAAGACACAGAAGAGGAGAGAGCTTATAAGATACACAGCATCCTGAAGGGTAGGAAGTTTATGCTGTTATTGGATGATCTAGGGAGCAAAGTAGAGCTGACCAAGGTAGGTGTTCCACCTATAACTTATCAAAACGGGTCAGTTATATTGTTTACCACTCGTTCTAAGGAAGTTTGCATAGACATGGAGGCT GCTGTTGGTATAGAAGTTAAACGTTTGTCAATAGCTGAATCTTGGGAATTGTTTCAGAAACAACTTGGAGATAACACTTTAAATAGCCATCCGGATATACCCGCTCTCGCTAGAGTAGTTGCTGGTAAATGTAACGGTTTGCCACTTGCACTCAATGTCATTGGCAAAACCATGGCACAAAAAAAGACTGTACAAGAATGGAGTCATGCGATTACTGCTCTGAATTTGCCTAGCGAAGAGTTTCTTCTAAGTAACGAAGGAGGGGTTCTTCCTCTTTTGATGGTCAGTTATGATAGTTTAGAGAGTGCAAAAGTCAAATCCTGCTTCCtatattgttctttgtttccGGAAGATTGTGAAATAGAGAAGAATGAATTGATAGAATATTGGTTATGCGAAGGATTTATTGATGGAGACAGAGATAAGGATGGAGctaacaaggaaggtcttgataTAATTAATTTGCTAGTTTCTTCACATCTCTTGATGAATGGTGGAGTCACAACCAAAGTGAAAATGCATGGTGTGGTGCGTGAGATGGCTCTTTGGATAGCGACTAACTTTGGAAAAGAGAATGAAATACTTTGCGTTAAATCCGGCGTGTGGTTACAACAGATACCTGAGGACATTATTAGTTCAAAGGTTGTAAGAAGGATGTCTTTCATGAATAATCAGATTGCGGAGATATCTTGCAGTCTCGAATGCCCCGACCTCTCGACCTTATTACTCCAGAATAACAAGCTGGTGGATATCTCAGGTGAATTCTTTAGGTTTATGCCAGCAGTTGTAGTCTTGGATCTTTCTGAGAACAAGAGGCTTATTGGATTGCCGGAAGAAATTTCAAACTTAGGATCTTTGCAATACCTCAACTTGTCACACACAGGGATAAAATCATTACCAGTTGGTCTGAAGGCATTGAGGAAATTAATCTACTTGAATGTGGATTATACTTATAAACTGCGAAGCATTGTTGGGATAGTGATGAGTTTGCAAAATCTCCAAGTGTTAAAGTTCTATAATTCCGGTATTTGTATTGATGCCATATTACTGGAAGAGTTACAACTCTTGGAGCACTTAAAGCTTTTAAAAGCAACGGTCGATGATGCTGTGAGTTTGGAGAGGATACAAGCAGTGGACCGGTTGGCGAGTAGTATTCAAAGTTTATGCCTCAGAAAGATGTCAGCAGCGGTTGTGGTATTAAACACAGTAGCTCTGCGTGGTCTTCAAAGACTTGTGATACGGAATTGCAAAATACTTGAGATAAAGATAGATTGggaaagcaaagaaaagaggGAAGTTTTACCAAGTACAAGTTCTCCAAGCTTCAAGAACCTATCAAGCATTTTGATAAGTGACTTGGAAGGTCCAAGGGATTTGACATGGCTGGCATTTGCTCAAAATCTTGTGTATCTACATGTGATGAGGTCGTCGAGCATAGAAGagataataaacaaagaaaaaggaatcagTATCAGAAGTGCACATCGACATTTCGTTGCACCGTTTAGGAAACTGGAGTACCTTACGGTAACTGACATGGATGAACTAAAGATAATCTGTGGGTATCCTCGGGCTCCTAGAAAGCTGACAGAGTTCACTGTCCGAAATTGCCCGAAGCTGCCAAGAGACAATGGAGAGAGTAGTGGGTGGATCGGCGAAGAATGA